One Bradyrhizobium sp. CCGB12 genomic window carries:
- the rpmB gene encoding 50S ribosomal protein L28, with protein MSRRCELTAKGPLVGHKVSHSNIKTKRRFLPNLVNVTFISEALERNVRLRVSTNAVKSVDHNGGLDAFLLKASADVLSPRALELKRAIQKKVGPTTAPAKKAS; from the coding sequence ATGTCTCGCCGCTGCGAACTGACGGCCAAGGGCCCCCTCGTCGGCCACAAGGTCAGCCACTCCAACATCAAGACCAAGCGTCGCTTCCTGCCGAACCTCGTCAACGTGACGTTCATCTCGGAAGCCCTGGAGCGCAACGTGCGCCTGCGCGTCTCCACCAACGCGGTGAAGAGCGTCGACCACAATGGCGGCCTCGATGCCTTCCTGCTCAAGGCCAGCGCCGACGTCCTGTCGCCGCGCGCCCTCGAGCTGAAGCGCGCCATCCAGAAGAAGGTCGGCCCGACGACCGCGCCGGCGAAGAAG